A single Ctenopharyngodon idella isolate HZGC_01 chromosome 22, HZGC01, whole genome shotgun sequence DNA region contains:
- the flnb gene encoding filamin-B isoform X1, with translation MGDFKDSVTAAAINLADDAPWKKIQKNTFTRWCNEHLRSVELQISDLKFDLSDGLVLISLLEVLSHKRMFRKYHTRPTFRQLKLDNVSVALEFLDHEKVKLVSIDSKAIVDGNLKLILGLVWTLIQHYSISIPVWEDEANDSVSKLTPEMRLLGWIQNKVPELPITNFSQDWQDGKALGALVDGLAPGLCPDWESWDTVHRVSNTKEAMQQADDWLGIPQLIAPEEILDPAVDEQSVMTYLSLFPKARLKPGAPLKPKKVPKPKTCRATGRGLQSKGMRVGQLAEFKVDTCKAGPGNLEVLIRDPSGKAVSVRQKDALEGVYTFEYTPTAKGDHTVDITWAGQHIAKSPFKVHVGSEAGPQKIRAWGPGLEGGTVGLSADFLVESVGVDSGMLGFAIEGPSQAKITCDDHNDGSCLVRFWPTEAGEYAVHVMCDDEEIQDSPFMASIRLKRKDFHPEKVKVEGPGVSQTGCIVNLQTQFTVDTRQAGEGELKVCAQRADGECVDVSVASEQSGVFVCSYIPSSLSKHTISVAWGGVMVPGSPFIVTPRRIKMTLCSPVWFKPDGSEMCYSDEEMDLDEDFPDNVWPGGHGELVMNIISPSNVPGDATKVRAHGPGLKEGVLGEQAEFNIDTSRAGSGQLAIRVDGPCEVTLKCLDNQDGTCTVFYLPTEHGVYKINVLFDNSHITGSPFKAVIQKPIDPSKVLVTGPGLLQGKVGEPCIVNIDCAMAGSGDLSVQAVSDSGVIVPTEVKENEDGTYTAVYVPLTGGVYTLLLKYGGKVVPNFPAKVVVDPKVYKSHVKVSRQGGIVVGERETDTCQVVADGLGLQKGLAGHPNMFSVNASRSSVDDLGITVEGASECQMTCKDNGEGLYNVEYTPSVPGEYKITITCGEKNIPGSPFIASVEDVSNTADSGVCLQSGICLSTNTVTPHEIKYNGDGIYTASPAPSMEDRESLIDPQSPYGSSSPIPFQALPNCDCDRELPSAHGENMAEIIVPGFKGRICGRTSQTFTIGCSRNGEAPETVAVVRTDGSMELLELKKSGDGTYSVVYLPTMDGCHLLTVKFSKEETFNRQFKFQVLPIDDTAQVNVAGPGLTSGMCARHPQTFTVDSTSTKKVPQFVAIMTPDGLTEIFEVRDNGDWTYTVNYTPSMEGLHSLMVKYTEDASFCSPFEFRVLPMPDSDYKHHVGHGLRTPVFGLDLEAQLCVNTPQTFTIDGSSTGEPPETVAVVTPDGKIRDEDVLNKEEHSSQEGSVNSNAKAPQTSANSYSVAPETDTIVTANGSIKLSTDVMGNRDRTCKMTCAPNTENSVMDKYASEEALRSLSEFQADLTVENTEPKICTQIPQSFKINCSKSGKPPECALMITPNGKAELTEVKENPDGSYSVKYSPTVEGLHSLMVKYADDDSYCNPLRFHVLPHSASDDEHGINTTEVCRQLKEDVCAQIPQTFTACCNTNEAPETDMSKADGTRDLVGVLNNENRTYAATHTLSAEDSHSSADRNPSEEDFQSHQPSSSHASNSHIGFQNKAEGRTVIPLGAINQAGFISCDIVLPSDLSEGEITGEVITPSRKTTQPDVTDNKDGTIIIKFDPLEEGLHQLLIKSSGNDLPVLPLQYYANSLANRSTMAYGRGLVYGIANETATFTICQEDSALSDLDITIEGPSEADVRCLDNADGTCTVSYLPTEPGDYEIQVHHNDMPIQGSPFKAKITDGNMRRSQVKLGSAVDFTINVTEEDISQLTASIISPTGNDVPCLLKTQPDSHLGVSFIPREAGEHLVSIMKDGEHVGNSPISLSISQAEIGDSSKVKAFGPGLHTGHTFCMSEFVVDTWDAGYGGLTVVIEGPSKVDVHTEEMEHGTCNISYHPIKAGTYKISIKFSDEHIPGSPFTAVITDRGLMRENIMYKQKAAPIASIGSECSLAFKIPGTDAETLSAHIYEPSGTQGEAVIVATGSDTYAVSFLAKEIGVYNVTIKNQGQTISGCPLQYTVGPLGQGGCERIQVWGQSLQTALASVPADFNIWSREAGAGTLSVSVEGPGKIELHFDDRLDGSCIVSYTAQEPGDYEVSVMFNEEHISESPFLVSVSAATDKSLTQGQSGSDHNQTCNSYEEPSQSELEINISSDSSAEPVFLSNASKVICHGPGLSKGILGRKNTFYVDCSKAGQNLLFVGMHGPTVPCERLSIIHMGGHQYRINYAIKERGKYILAVKWGDEHIPGSPFHISVL, from the exons ATGGGTGACTTTAAAGATAGTGTTACTGCAGCTGCAATCAACCTGGCAGATGATGCCCCATGGAAAAAGATACAGAAGAACACCTTCACACGCTGGTGCAATGAACACCTGAGGTCTGTGGAGCTGCAGATCAGCGATCTTAAGTTTGATCTGAGCGATGGCCTTGTCCTTATTTCACTGCTGGAGGTCCTGAGCCATAAGAGGATGTTTAGAAAGTACCACACGCGACCCACCTTCAGACAGCTCAAGCTAGACAATGTTTCGGTGGCTCTGGAGTTTTTGGATCATGAAAAGGTTAAGTTGGTGTCTATAG ACAGTAAGGCCATAGTGGATGGGAATTTGAAGCTGATCCTGGGTCTAGTTTGGACCTTGATACAGCATTACTCCATTTCCATCCCAGTGTGGGAGGATGAGGCAAACGATTCTGTCTCCAAACTGACTCCAGAGATGAGGCTTCTGGGATGGATCCAAAACAAAGTCCCTGAACTGCCTATCACTAACTTCAGCCAGGACTGGCAGGATGGCAAGGCCCTGGGTGCATTAGTGGATGGACTGGCACCAG GCTTGTGTCCTGACTGGGAGAGCTGGGATACAGTGCATCGGGTGAGCAACACTAAAGAAGCCATGCAGCAAGCAGATGACTGGCTTGGAATTCCACAG ctCATAGCCCCAGAGGAGATTCTTGATCCAGCCGTGGATGAGCAGTCAGTGATGACGTATCTCTCACTTTTCCCCAAAGCCAGACTGAAACCTGGAGCCCCACTCAAGCCAAAGAAAG tgccAAAACCCAAAACCTGTCGTGCCACAGGTCGGGGATTGCAGTCTAAAGGCATGAGAGTAGGTCAGCTGGCCGAATTTAAAGTGGACACCTGCAAAGCTGGGCCTGGAAATCTGGAGGTCCTTATTAGAGACCCTA GTGGCAAAGCAGTGTCTGTCAGACAGAAGGATGCACTTGAAGGTGTTTATACCTTTGAATATACACCCACTGCTAAAGGAGATCACACAGTGGACATCACCTGGGCTGGTCAGCACATTGCCAAGAG CCCATTTAAAGTCCATGTTGGTTCAGAAGCTGGTCCACAGAAGATCCGAGCATGGGGACCAGGATTGGAGGGAGGGACTGTGGGCTTGTCAGCAGATTTCTTGGTGGAATCTGTAGGTGTGGACTCTGGCATGCTGG GTTTTGCCATTGAAGGTCCATCTCAGGCAAAGATTACATGTGATGACCACAATGATGGCTCCTGCCTTGTGCGGTTCTGGCCGACTGAGGCCGGTGAGTATGCTGTACACGTaatgtgtgatgatgaagaaaTCCAGGACAGTCCCTTTATGGCTTCCATCAGACTTAAAAGAAAAGACTTCCACCCTGAAAAG GTGAAAGTAGAAGGACCCGGTGTTTCCCAAACTGGGTGCATAGTGAACCTCCAAACCCAGTTCACTGTAGATACCAGGCAAGCTGGTGAAGGAGAACTTAAAGTTTGTGCTCAG AGAGCAGATGGAGAATGTGTAGATGTTAGTGTTGCCTCTGAACAATCTGGTGTCTTTGTCTGCTCCTACATCCCTTCATCTCTCTCCAAACATACCATTTCTGTGGCTTGGGGAGGAGTCATGGTTCCTGGCAGTCCTTTCATT GTGACACCCCGCAGGATTAAGATGACACTGTGTAGTCCAGTCTGGTTTAAACCAGATGGATCAGAAATGTGTTACTCTG ATGAAGAGATGGACCTTGATGAAGACTTTCCAGACAACGTATGGCCTGGTGGTCATGGAGAACTTGTTATGAACATAATCAGCCCGTCAAACGTCCCAGGCGATGCCACAAAG GTAAGGGCTCATGGTCCAGGCCTAAAAGAAGGTGTTCTTGGAGAACAGGCAGAGTTTAACATTGACACAAGCAGAGCAGGCAGTGGACAACTTGCCATAAGAGTGGACGGACCCTGTGAAGTTACACTAAAATGTCTGGACAATCAAGATGGCACTTGTACAGTGTTTTACCTCCCCACAGAGCATGGAGTGTACAAAATAAATGTCCTTTTTGACAACTCTCACATAACTGGCTCTCCATTCAAGGCTGTTATACAGAAGCCAATTGACCCATCTAAAGTTTTGGTAACAGGCCCTGGTCTGCTACAGGGGAAAGTCGGGGAACCTTGCATTGTAAATATAGATTGTGCAATGGCAGGATCTGGAGATCTGTCTGTGCAGGCTGTCTCTGACTCAGGAGTCATTGTCCCAACCGAAGTGAAGGAGAATGAAGATGGCACATACACAGCTGTTTATGTGCCTCTAACTGGAGGCGTGTATACGCTGCTTTTGAAATATGGAGGAAAGGTGGTGCCCAACTTCCCTGCTAAAGTTGTTGTGGATCCAAAGGTCTACAAAAGCCATGTAAAAGTGAGCAGGCAAG GAGGTATTGTGGTTGGTGAAAGGGAAACTGACACATGCCAAGTTGTTGCAGATGGTTTAGGTCTCCAAAAGGGCCTTGCTGGACATCCTAATATGTTTAGTGTAAACGCCAG CAGATCTTCAGTTGATGATCTGGGTATAACAGTGGAGGGTGCGTCTGAGTGTCAGATGACATGCAAAGACAACGGTGAAGGCTTGTATAATGTGGAATATACTCCTTCAGTTCCTGGTGAATATAAGATCACCATTACCTGTGgagagaaaaacattccag GAAGTCCATTTATTGCATCAGTAGAGGATGTTTCAAATACTGCAGATTCTGGAGTCTGCCTGCAGTCAGGGATTTGTTTATCTACAAATACTGTTACTCCTCATG AGATCAAATACAATGGAGATGGGATTTACACAGCGAGTCCAGCTCCATCAATGGAAGACAGAGAGTCTCTCATAGATCCTCAGAGTCCTTATGGAAGCAGCAG tccCATCCCGTTCCAAGCTCTGCCTAATTGTGACTGTGATAGAGAGCTTCCCTCAGCTCATGGTGAGAATATGGCAGAGATTATTGTTCCAGGTTTTAAAGGTAGAATCTGCGGTAGAACTTCCCAAACTTTTACGATTGGCTGCAGTAGGAATGGAGAAGCACCTGAAACTGTTGCTGTGGTGAGAACTGATG GCTCCATGGAGCTCCTTGAGCTGAAAAAAAGTGGAGATGGCACTTATAGCGTTGTCTATTTGCCCACCATGGATGGCTGTCATTTATTAACAGTGAAATTCTCTAAAGAGGAGACTTTTAATAG acaGTTCAAGTTTCAAGTGTTGCCGATAGATGATACAGCTCAGGTTAATGTAGCAGGTCCAGGTCTGACATCAGGAATGTGTGCCCGGCATCCTCAAACATTTACTGTCGACTCCACCTCCACAAAAAAAGTTCCACAGTTTGTTGCCATAATGACACCAGATG GCTTGACTGAGATATTTGAGGTCAGAGATAATGGCGATTGGACATACACCGTGAACTACACCCCTTCAATGGAAGGGCTTCATTCTTTGATGGTCAAATATACTGAAGATGCTTCATTTTGCAG TCCTTTCGAGTTTCGAGTGCTGCCTATGCCTGATTCCGATTATAAGCATCATGTAGGTCATGGCTTGAGGACTCCAGTTTTTGGATTAGATTTAGAGGCACAGCTGTGTGTAAACACTCCTCAGACCTTCACAATTGATGGTAGTAGCACCGGAGAGCCACCAGAGACTGTAGCTGTTGTTACACCTGATG GCAAAATCAGGGATGAAGATGTCTTGAATAAAGAGGAACATTCCAGTCAGGAGGGAAGTGTCAATAGCAATGCTAAGGCTCCTCAAACATCCGCTAACAGCTACAGTGTGGCACCAGAGACTGACACCATAGTGACAGCTAATG GCTCAATCAAACTCTCCACAGATGTGATGGGCAACAGGGACAGAACTTGCAAGATGACTTGCGCaccaaatacagaaaattcTGTGATGGACAAATATGCCAGTGAAGAGGCTTTAAGAAG cCTCTCTGAGTTCCAGGCAGACTTAACTGTTGAAAATACAGAGCCAAAGATTTGTACTCAAATTCCTCAGTCATTCAAAATCAACTGTAGTAAATCTGGGAAGCCGCCTGAGTGTGCGCTGATGATCACCCCCAATG GAAAAGCTGAACTGACAGAGGTCAAAGAAAACCCAGATGGGAGTTACTCTGTGAAATATTCTCCCACCGTAGAAGGCCTTCACTCTTTGATGGTCAAATATGCTGATGATGATTCATACTGCAA TCCATTGAGGTTTCATGTCTTGCCTCACTCTGCTAGTGATGATGAGCATGGGATAAATACAACTGAGGTTTGTAGACAATTAAAGGAAGATGTCTGTGCTCAAATTCCTCAAACTTTCACAGCTTGCTGCAACACTAATGAGGCCCCAGAGACTGACATGTCGAAAGCTGATG GCACTAGAGATCTGGTTGGAGTGTTAAATAATGAGAACAGGACCTATgcagcaacacacacactctctgctGAAGACTCGCACTCCTCAGCTGACAGAAATCCCAGTGAGGAGGATTTTCAGAG TCACCAGCCATCATCCTCACACGCTTCAAACAGTCACATAGGTTTTCAAAACAAG GCTGAGGGCAGAACTGTAATTCCTCTTGGTGCCATTAATCAAGCAGGGTTTATATCCTGTGATATAGTCCTGCCATCAGACTTAAGTGAAGGTGAAATTACAG GTGAGGTGATCACACCGTCTAGAAAGACAACACAGCCTGACGTGACTGATAACAAAGACGGTACCATCATTATAAAGTTTGATCCTTTAGAAGAAGGTCTTCACCAACTACTTATTAAATCGTCCGGAAACGATCTACCAG TACTTCCACTGCAGTATTATGCAAATAGTCTTGCTAATCGCAGCACGATGGCCTATGGACGTGGCCTTGTGTATGGAATTGCAAATGAGACGGCAACATTCACCATCTGTCAGGAGGATTCAGCCTTGA GTGATCTGGACATCACAATCGAGGGTCCATCTGAGGCAGATGTGCGCTGCTTGGACAATGCAGATGGCACTTGTACTGTGAGCTACCTCCCAACTGAGCCTGGAGATTATGAGATCCAAGTTCACCACAATGACATGCCTATCCAAGGTAGCCCTTTCAAGGCTAAAATTACTG ATGGAAATATGAGAAGGTCACAGGTAAAACTGGGCAGTGCTGTTGACTTCACCATCAACGTCACTGAAGAAGACATTAGCCAGCTCACTGCCAGCATCATATCACCCACAGGCAATGATGTACCCTGCTTACTGAAAACACAACCTGACAGCCATCTCG GTGTATCATTCATCCCCAGAGAGGCTGGTGAGCATCTGGTCAGCATCATGAAGGACGGTGAGCATGTGGGCAACAGTCCCATCTCTCTTTCCATCAGTCAGGCAGAGATAGGAGATTCCAGCAAGGTGAAGGCTTTCGGCCCAGGCTTACATACAGGGCACACCTTCTGCATGTCTGAATTTGTGGTGGACACTTGGGATGCAG GATATGGTGGGCTAACGGTTGTAATTGAAGGTCCCAGTAAAGTAGATGTTCACACTGAAGAGATGGAGCATGGAACGTGCAATATATCGTACCACCCAATCAAGGCTGGGACCTACAAAATCTCCATTAAATTTTCAGATGAGCACATTCCAG GGAGTCCTTTTACAGCTGTGATAACAGACCGTGGACTTATGAGAGAGAACATCATGTACAAACAGAAAGCAGCTCCTATTGCCAGCATTGGGAGTGAATGCAGCTTAGCCTTTAAAATCCCAG GTACTGATGCTGAGACCCTGTCTGCACACATCTATGAACCATCAGGAACTCAAGGAGAGGCTGTTATTGTTGCTACAGGCAGTGACACCTATGCAGTGAGCTTTCTAGCGAAAGAGATTGGAGTTTATAATGTAACCATAAAGAACCAAGGCCAGACAATCTCTGGCTGCCCACTCCAGTACACTGTCGGCCCACTTGGACAAGGAGGATGTGAAAGGATCCAGGTGTGGGGACAAAGCCTTCAGACAGCTCTGGCAAGTGTTCCAG CTGACTTTAATATTTGGTCCCGTGAGGCCGGAGCAGGAACTCTGTCTGTCTCAGTAGAGGGTCCTGGAAAGATTGAGCTCCACTTTGATGATCGGCTGGATGGTTCTTGCATTGTGTCCTACACAGCACAAGAGCCTG GTGACTATGAGGTTTCAGTCATGTTTAATGAGGAGCATATTTCCGAAAGCCCATTCCTTGTGTCTGTCAGTGCTGCCACAGATAAAAGTCTCACACAAGGACAAAGTGGCTCTG ATCATAATCAGACGTGTAACAGTTACGAGGAACCCTCTCAGTCAGAGTTGGAGATAAACATATCATCTGACAGCAGTGCTGAGCCAGTTTTCCTGTCTAACGCTAGTAAAGTCATCTGCCATGGCCCAGGCCTGAGTAAGGGCATTCTAGGAcgcaaaaacactttttatgtGGACTGCAGTAAAGCTG GACAAAACCTTCTCTTTGTCGGCATGCATGGCCCCACTGTCCCCTGCGAACGGTTGTCGATCATTCACATGGGCGGACATCAGTACAGGATCAACTATGCCATAAAGGAAAGGGGAAAGTACATATTAGCAGTGAAGTGGGGAGATGAGCATATTCCTGGATCTCCGTTCCATATTAGTGTTCTATGA